The proteins below are encoded in one region of Ostrea edulis chromosome 3, xbOstEdul1.1, whole genome shotgun sequence:
- the LOC125674409 gene encoding adenylate kinase 9-like isoform X7, whose amino-acid sequence MADKTETPSGLTDEGGTSQKDPKVVNMDSVSVDQTKQPTDSDIDTLLQEKGLMIDPYNEDETELRFLHSKPTCFIIIGKPGSGKTSLARRLASEWKCELINPTDLINQHIHMMTETGNKCQEILVRGEAIPEDMVIRMIEEKIHSPEVVHHGYVLDDFPCLSEENLSIKDQIELVKNWKLKPDFIINIKIPDKDLEKRRIGQKIDPMTGEIFTEDVYNPEKPVKEIKEEGEGEEEEEEEEDAEEATPEDGEFASELPPDVLERLLRRPEDLEEQAVGNISKYKNKMLRLLEDYMADHDQQYLIEMDGNQTIPTLFRQLLSRLNCFVLRPAAVPIRLQDPEDDEIPEEIETDELMRTLGPKQMVAPRFRWRRSRWLRNCPVALYEGDIVPGKPEFAVSFLDKIYVLSSAEAMEKFLKNPRPYLMVPQPRPPCKLAILGPPLIGKTTLAHLLGQKYGAKVLDMDVLMKPKMEEEKQKYIAEQKKEATENAISTVKMKIKEKMEAEQAAREAEEAAAAELAAQQAEEEAEEDEEGKSGDEKEEESEEEQKSGEEGTEEKAEESKVEEKSEVTTTSSEPTGPPPMPEVDETHPEVIAIVEQAMKLAEEHQISLPPEAYIEVLETAIKDAEKDIREKTPDGPIHGGWILDNFPKTRDQMNMCIEKNVMPDDFIVLQDKENSEFLLKRYYQMNKEEIDGKIQARKEEEERKRKAIEDERRRQEEEERKAAEEAARKAAEEERLRKLAEEEGEEGGETAEEGEDEDVEKTEEPEKEEPAEPEPPKEEEEEQKSETVKTSEPPPSSIGDEEGLKSGVRIKEDENKLPTGPEIEEFKEKRKESDREFQNVLAAIAGGSSMEPISIEAEDKSVEEVYRESLENVEKPFLYAGWEYQGADVDEEEEDMEADAAAAEEEEEEGGEEEEDPNRNKKKPLGDTNHFCPVALKDNFVLYPGNPEIASKYREKVYYFSTNEARDKFIINPTDFLPKHKPLDPPPIRVLILGARGAGKTLHGRQMARKLGLFHISFKDRLQELIIAKTRKKVGPEYEEDNQEEPDEPDEDEDEAAITDPEGKPVEKPAEPSDSKESGAEEKEEEEVEFTEEEEAIKANLESDEPLPAEVLDTIIPAWWNKEPFKSTGFVLEGFPRTSEETKYMAEMGLFPDSAIILNVEDSDVIGRLLPPKLDKWRVKRDKRLEKKRKKKEKAQKKREAAIQKRREELLKEQEERRKEKAAEKAAAREDAEEEEEPEEEEEAEEEEEEVDIEAQLAEEFEEEEEEEEEEEEQEEDATDRMRNDLNEVYDNDTNKLAAVQETLEEISVPRVTVEAGRKPHIVRYTMSKGLKPFIDFRHSMFERVYPISERLANKMLQTGYKQPSKFGRWCPVKLYEGDVIQPMNGLGFATYPCIYRQHIYFLSSPQTREEFSKNPMLYLTQNVSRPVVPIRLSIIGPPKSGKTTLANRFVSEYGLVRLSIGEAMRRVLAEQPRTDLAKSITKHLVKGLTVPDELAVQALDICLMDMRCQTRGYVLDGYPMTKKQVDLMTECSIIPVRVVELVMDSKEVMIRGMTDRIAPTRTLPLHDSSQILAVKLAAYNKDVGQVKEWYKKEHMNHEMISGERSKWWVWNAALDISKISVSQIQTYLKRIGDGEAASIADMCITPDEFLQRVGDFGQYCPVSLADKNELIDCSTNITLKHAAEYRGHYYKMAGQKELDKFLADPERYVPPLAPNKLPPPELLPNRHTPSDVKASQEIELLGYCPVTFLDGHCRYEAIVPGIPEFIAEYRGKFFYCESEEKLLKFMKTPEKYYDLKLPHKLPPPKETLPVTGLPMLGYMEQSSATAMVKALTACGNFKPKYPFLSSTRSALMYVAYHLKAYNPKSSEYVRKKYKKKLQKFEETCQLIRYLGDNMTVRYRAPNDRPGDFDNKLEVFFALRGIEPTKTWMV is encoded by the exons ATGGCGGACAAAACAGAG ACGCCATCTGGTCTGACAGACGAGGGAGGAACAAGTCAGAAAGATCCAAAAGTTGTAAATATGGACAGTGTCAGTGTTGATCAGACCAAACAACCAACAGACTCGGATATTGATACACTTCTACAAGAGAAGGGATTAATGATTGACCCATACAATGAGGATGAG acaGAGTTGAGATTCCTCCATTCCAAACCCACATGCTTTATCATAATTGGAAAACCAGGCTCCGGAAAAACAAGTCTGGCTAGAAGACTAGCATCAGAATGGAAATGTGAACTCATCAATc CTACTGATTTGATCAACCAGCATATACACATGATGACAGAAACAGGCAATAAATGCCAAGAAATTCTTGTGAGAGGAGAGGCAATTCCAGAGGATATGGTTATCAGAATGATTGAGGAAAAAATCCACTCTCCAGAGGTCGTTCATCATG GTTATGTGCTAGATGACTTCCCTTGCCTATCAGAGGAGAACCTCTCCATCAAAGACCAGATTGAGCTTGTGAAGAACTGGAAACTTAAGCCAGATTTTATCATTAACATCAAG ATTCCTGATAAAGATTTGGAAAAGAGGCGAATTGGACAGAAAATTGACCCCATGACAGGAGAAATCTTCACTGAAGATGTTTACAACCCAGAGAAACCTGTGAAGGAG ATTAAAGAAGAAGGGGAAGGAGAGGAAgaagaggaggaggaagaagaTGCTGAGGAGGCCACACCTGAG GATGGTGAATTCGCATCAGAGCTTCCTCCTGATGTTCTTGAGAGACTTTTGCGCCGTCCTGAAGATTTGGAAGAGCAAGCTGTAGGGAACATCtccaaatataaaaataaaatgctgcGACTTTTGGAG GATTACATGGCAGACCACGACCAGCAATATCTGATTGAGATGGATGGAAATCAAACCATTCCTACTCTATTCAGG CAATTATTGTCACGATTGAATTGTTTTGTCCTGCGACCTGCTGCCGTGCCAATCCGATTACAGGACCCAGAGGATGATGAAATTCCAGAGGAGATTGAAACAGATGAATTGATGAGGACACTTGGACCTAAACAAATGGTGGCCCCCAGGTTCAGATGGAGGAGGAGTCGGTGGCTCAGAAACTGTCCAGTGGCTCTGTATGAAGGAGACATCGTTCCAGGCAAACCAGAATTTGCTGTCAG CTTTTTGGACAAGATTTATGTATTATCGAGTGCTGAAGCCATGGAGAAATTTTTGAAGAATCCTCGCCCCTACTTGATGGTCCCACAGCCCCGCCCACCTTGTAAATTAGCCATTCTTGGACCCCCTCTGATTGGAAAAACCACATTGGCACACCTCCTGGGACAAAAGTATGGAGCTAAG GTCTTAGATATGGATGTATTAATGAAACCAAAGATGGAAGAGGAAAAACAGAAATACATTGCTGAGCAGAAAAAGGAGGCAACAGAGAATGCCATTTCTACAGTCAAAATGAAGATCAAAGAGAAAATGGAGGCTGAGCAGGCAGCTCGAGAGGCAGAAG AGGCAGCTGCAGCAGAACTTGCTGCACAGCAAGCAGAGGAGGAAGCAGAGGAAG ATGAGGAAGGCAAAAGTGGTGATGAAAAAGAGGAAG AGAGTGAAGAAGAGCAGAAATCTGGTGAGGAAGGTACTGAGGAGAAAGCAGAGGAGTCAAAGGTTGAGGAGAAGTCAGAGGTCACTACCACTTCCTCGGAGCCCACGGGCCCTCCACCAATGCCTGAGGTCGACGAGACTCACCCTGAGGTTATTGCCATAGTAGAGCAAGCCATGAAGTTGGCCGAGGAACATCAAATCTCCCTGCCACCAGAGGCCTATATCGAGGTTCTGGAAACCGCAATCAAGGATGCCGAGAAGGACATAAGAGAAAAGACCCCAGATGGACCAAT ACATGGTGGCTGGATCTTGGATAACTTTCCAAAAACAAGAGATCAGATGAATATGTGCATAGAAAAGAATGTGATGCCAGATGACTTCATCGTATTACAAGACAAAGAGAACAGCGAATTCCTGCTAAAGCGTTACTACCAGATGAACAAAGAGGAGATTGACGGGAAGATACAGGCTCGCAAAGAGGAGGAAGAGCGTAAAAGGAAGGCCATCGAAGACGAGAGGAG AAGACAGGAGGAAGAGGAGAGAAAAGCAGCAGAAGAGGCGGCGAGGAAAGCAGCTGAGGAAGAGAGGTTGAGGAAGCTGGCTGAGGAAGAGGGTGAAGAAGGAG GTGAGACGGCTGAGGAAGGTGAGGATGAAGACGTTGAGAAGACAGAGGAACCAGAAAAAGAAGAACCAGCTGAACCTGAACCTCCAAAAG AAGAGGAAGAAGAACAGAAATCGGAAACAGTCAAGACCAGTGAACCTCCCCCGTCATCCATTGGAGATGAAGAGGGGTTAAAGTCGGGAGTCAGGATAAAGGAGGATGAAAAT AAACTTCCCACAGGACCAGAAATTGAGGAATTTAAGGAGAAGAGAAAGGAGTCTGATAGAGAGTTTCAGAATGTTCTGGCCGCCATTGCAGGAGGGAGCAGCATGGAGCCCATCAGTATTGAGGCTGAGGATAAATCAGTGGAGGAGGTGTACCGAGAGTCCTTAGAAAATGTAGAGA AACCTTTCCTGTATGCGGGCTGGGAGTACCAGGGGGCTGATGTagatgaggaggaggaggatATGGAAGCTGATGCAGCAGCAGCTGAGGAAGAGGAGGAGGAAGGCGGTGAAGAG GAAGAAGATCCCAACCGAAACAAGAAGAAGCCTTTAGGAGACACCAACCATTTCTGTCCGGTGGCCCTGAAAGACAACTTTGTCTTGTACCCAGGGAACCCTGAAATAGCCTCAAAGTACAGAGAAAAAGTGTATTACTTCTCTACCAATGAAGCCAGGGACAAGTTCATAATCAACCCTACAGATTTCCTCCCCAAACATAAACCACTGGAT CCCCCACCCATTCGTGTGTTGATTCTGGGAGCCAGAGGTGCTGGTAAAACACTCCATGGCCGACAGATGGCCAGAAAGCTGGGTCTGTTCCATATCTCATTCAAAGACAGACTCCAGGAGTTGATCATTGCCAAGACCAGGAAGAAGGTGGGACCAGAGTATGAAGAAGACAACCAGGAGGAACCAGATGAACC GGATGAGGATGAAGATGAGGCAGCCATTACAGACCCTGAGGGAAAACCAGTGGAGAAGCCAGCCGAACCCTCAGACAGCAAGGAGAGCGGGGCAGAG GAGAAGGAAGAAGAGGAGGTGGAGTTTACAGAGGAGGAAGAGGCCATTAAAGCTAACCTGGAGTCAGATGAGCCCCTCCCAGCTGAAGTCCTGGACACCATTATCCCTGCCTGGTGGAACAAAGAACCATTTAA atcCACAGGGTTTGTACTGGAGGGGTTCCCTAGAACCAGTGAGGAGACTAAATACATGGCAGAAATGGGTCTGTTCCCAGACTCTGCCATCATTCTAAATGTAGAGGACAGTGATGTCATTGGCCGTCTTCTGCCTCCCAAACTCGATAAGTGGAGAGTAAAGCGAGACAAACGATTGGAAAAGAAACGAAAGAAGAAGGAGAAGGCTCAGAAGAAGAGG GAAGCAGCAATTCAGAAACGCAGAGAGGAGCTCCTTAAGGAGCAGGAAGAGAGGAGGAAAGAAAAAGCGGCAGAGAAGGCGGCAGCACGAGAAGATgctgaggaggaggaggaaccagaagaagaagaagaggcAGAGGAGGAAGAAGAGGAAGTAGATATTGAGGCTCAACTAGCCGAGGAGTTCGAG gaggaggaggaagaagaagaagaggagGAGGAACAGGAGGAGGATGCCACGGACAGAATGAGAAACGATCTTAATGAAGTGTACGATAACGACACCAATAAACTCGCTGCTGTGCAG GAAACTCTGGAGGAGATCTCTGTTCCCCGTGTAACTGTGGAGGCTGGAAGGAAGCCACACATTGTTCGATACACCATGTCTAAAGGCCTCAAGCCATTCATCGACTTCAGGCACAGCATGTTTGAGAGGGTGTACCCCATCAGTGAGAGGTTGGCCAATAAAATGCTGCAGACAGGCTACAAACAACCCAGCAAATTTGGCAGATGGTGCCCTGTCAAG TTATATGAGGGAGATGTGATCCAGCCAATGAATGGTCTAGGATTTGCGACCTACCCATGTATCTATCGACAACACATCTACTTCCTCTCTAGCCCTCAGACTCGGGAGGAATTCTCCAAGAACCCCATGCTATACCTCACACAGAATGTCTCCAGGCCAGTAGTACCAATCAGACTGAGTATAATTGGACCACCGAAGTCCGGCAAAACCACAT TGGCTAACAGGTTTGTGAGTGAGTATGGCTTGGTTAGATTGTCCATTGGAGAAGCCATGAGACGAGTTCTGGCGGAACAACCCAGGACAGATCTGGCTAAATCCATTACCAAACACCTGGTCAAGGGACTGACCGTTCCTGATGAGCTGGCCGTCCAGGCTCTGGACATCTGTCTGATGGACATGAGATGTCAGACCAGAGG GTATGTGTTGGATGGCTACCCCATGACCAAGAAGCAGGTAGACCTGATGACTGAGTGTAGCATCATACCAGTCAGGGTCGTGGAGTTAGTGATGGACAGCAAGGAAGTGATGATCCGCGGAATGACTGACCGCATAGCACCCACAAG gACATTGCCTCTTCACGACAGTTCTCAGATTCTGGCCGTTAAGCTGGCTGCCTACAATAAAGATGTAGGTCAGGTCAAGGAATGGTACAAGAAGGAGCACATGAACCATGAAATGATCAGTGGGGAGCGCTCCAAGTGGTGGGTCTGGAACGCTGCCCTTGACATCTCAAAAATAAGCGTGTCACAGATACAGACCTACCTCAAGAGAATCGGAGACG GTGAAGCGGCATCCATTGCAGACATGTGTATCACCCCAGATGAATTTCTGCAGCGAGTGGGCGACTTTGGTCAGTATTGTCCGGTCAGTTTGGCCGACAAAAATGAACTCATCGACTGCTCCACCAACATCACTCTTAAACATGCTGCCGAATACAGAG GACATTATTACAAAATGGCTGGTCAGAAAGAATTGGACAAGTTTTTGGCTGACCCTGAGAGATATGTTCCTCCCCTAGCCCCCAACAAACTCCCCCCACCGGAGCTCCTTCCCAACAGACACACCCCCTCTGATGTGAAGGCCTCTCAGGAGATTGAACTGTTAGGATACTGTCCAGTCACATTCCTTGATGGACACTGCAG ATATGAGGCTATAGTCCCAGGAATACCAGAATTCATAGCAGAATACAGAGGAAAATTCTTCTATTGCGAGTCTGAAGAAAAGCTCCTAAAATTCATGAA AACCCCTGAGAAATATTATGACCTGAAGCTGCCCCACAAACTTCCCCCTCCCAAGGAGACCCTCCCCGTGACGGGCCTCCCCATGCTGGGGTACATGGAGCAATCCAGTGCCACTGCCATGGTCAAAGCTCTGACCGCCTGCGGAAACTTCAAACCCAAATACCCCTTTCTCAGTTCTACGAGGTCAGCTCTCATGTATGTCGCCTATCATCTCAAAG CCTATAATCCTAAAAGTTCTGAATATGTAAGAAAGAAGTACaagaaaaagttacaaaaattTGAAGAAACATGTCAACTTATCCGTTACCTTGGAGACAATATGACAGTGCGGTATCGTGCTCCAAATGATCGCCCCGGCGATTTTGACAACAAATTAGAAGTATTCTTTGCTCTAAGAGGAATTGAACCAACAAAAACATGGATGGTGTGA